A DNA window from Maribellus comscasis contains the following coding sequences:
- the gmd gene encoding GDP-mannose 4,6-dehydratase, giving the protein MMKKALITGITGQDGAYLAEYLIKKGYVVHGIKRRASMFNTERIDHLYQDPHVENRNLILHYGDLTDSMNLTRIIQEVQPDEIYNLAAMSHVKVSFDTPEYTANADGIGTLRILEAVRLLGLVDKTRIYQASTSELYGMVQEVPQTEKTPFYPRSPYGVAKLYGYWITVNYREAYNIHASNGILFNHESPIRGETFVTRKVTRAIARIALTQQDALFLGNMSSKRDWGHAKDYVRAMYLILQQEKPDDYVISTGVTTTIRDLVRMAAAEVGLEITFTGEGVDEKGYLTAVDEKVFVEKVGEKYLEENKKRISTNPASETDKSKVIVAVDPTYFRPTEVDLLIGDSTKARKQLGWEPRYDLKGLVEDMMQSDVNLMKKDSYLNEGGYRTLNYFE; this is encoded by the coding sequence ATAATGAAAAAAGCACTTATTACAGGAATCACGGGACAGGATGGAGCCTATCTGGCTGAATATCTGATAAAAAAGGGATATGTCGTTCACGGTATTAAACGCCGCGCGTCCATGTTTAACACAGAAAGAATAGACCATCTGTACCAGGATCCTCACGTGGAAAACCGGAATCTGATTTTACATTATGGTGATCTCACCGACAGTATGAACCTTACCCGTATTATCCAGGAGGTGCAGCCGGATGAAATATACAACCTGGCCGCGATGAGTCATGTAAAGGTAAGTTTTGATACACCGGAGTATACCGCCAATGCCGACGGAATCGGAACCCTCAGAATTCTTGAAGCCGTTCGTTTGCTTGGTTTGGTTGATAAAACCAGGATCTACCAGGCATCTACCTCTGAACTCTACGGAATGGTGCAGGAAGTACCACAAACCGAAAAAACACCTTTTTATCCCCGGTCACCTTATGGTGTGGCAAAACTTTATGGTTACTGGATTACGGTAAACTACCGGGAAGCGTATAATATTCATGCCAGCAACGGGATTTTGTTTAACCACGAATCGCCTATCCGGGGAGAAACTTTTGTGACCCGGAAAGTGACAAGGGCAATTGCCCGGATTGCACTCACCCAGCAGGATGCCCTGTTTTTGGGGAATATGTCTTCAAAACGCGACTGGGGACATGCAAAAGATTATGTAAGGGCCATGTATCTTATTCTTCAGCAGGAAAAACCGGATGATTATGTGATTTCAACAGGCGTTACAACTACCATTCGCGACCTTGTTAGAATGGCTGCCGCAGAAGTGGGACTGGAAATTACCTTTACCGGAGAAGGAGTGGACGAAAAAGGATACCTGACCGCTGTGGATGAGAAAGTATTTGTTGAAAAGGTGGGAGAAAAATACCTGGAGGAAAATAAAAAACGCATTTCAACAAATCCAGCGTCGGAAACCGATAAATCAAAGGTGATTGTCGCTGTTGACCCGACTTATTTCCGCCCCACAGAAGTGGATTTGCTGATTGGTGATTCTACAAAAGCACGCAAACAACTGGGCTGGGAACCGCGTTACGATTTAAAAGGATTGGTGGAAGACATGATGCAGTCGGATGTAAACCTGATGAAAAAAGACAGCTACCTCAACGAAGGAGGCTATCGTACACTGAATTACTTTGAGTAA
- a CDS encoding GDP-L-fucose synthase family protein: MNKNSKIYIAGHRGLVGSAIWKNLENKGYNNLIGRTSAELDLLDQNATAAFFAEEKPDYVFLAAARVGGIVANNTYRADFIHQNLTIQNNVIHNAWKTGVKKLLFLGSTCIYPREAPQPMREDSLLTSPLEYTNEPYAIAKIAGIKLCESYNIQYGTNFISVMPTNLYGPNDNFDLEKSHVLPALLRKIYIGKCLEENNWEAIRNDLNQRPIEGIDGGSDQKDVEEILQKYGVTAPSESNKGAVEIWGTGKPMREFLWSEEMADACVYLMENIDFSDVTPQPEHPDKRAEIRNTHINIGTGKEISIKELAELVKKTVGFKGDLVFNTSKPDGTLRKLTDVTKLNALGWRHKIEIEEGVQKVFEWYTGEGEE, translated from the coding sequence ATGAACAAGAATTCAAAAATATACATTGCGGGCCACAGGGGACTGGTAGGGTCGGCTATTTGGAAAAACCTGGAAAATAAAGGATACAACAATTTGATTGGCCGTACATCGGCGGAACTGGATCTTCTGGATCAAAATGCCACAGCGGCATTTTTTGCGGAAGAAAAACCGGACTATGTCTTTCTGGCTGCTGCAAGGGTTGGAGGCATTGTTGCCAACAACACCTATCGCGCCGATTTTATCCATCAGAATCTGACCATTCAAAACAATGTGATTCACAACGCCTGGAAAACCGGTGTGAAAAAACTGTTGTTTCTGGGAAGCACCTGTATCTACCCGCGTGAGGCCCCTCAGCCGATGCGGGAAGACTCGCTTTTGACCTCGCCGCTGGAATATACCAATGAACCCTATGCCATTGCCAAAATTGCAGGAATAAAACTTTGTGAAAGTTACAACATACAGTACGGAACCAATTTTATTTCCGTGATGCCCACCAATTTGTACGGGCCAAACGACAATTTTGATTTGGAGAAATCACATGTGCTGCCTGCGTTACTTCGTAAAATTTATATCGGAAAATGCCTGGAGGAAAATAACTGGGAGGCCATTCGGAATGATTTGAATCAGCGGCCGATTGAAGGAATTGATGGCGGGAGCGACCAAAAAGATGTGGAAGAAATCCTGCAGAAGTATGGTGTAACAGCTCCCTCGGAAAGCAACAAGGGGGCCGTTGAAATATGGGGGACCGGAAAACCCATGCGCGAATTTTTGTGGAGTGAGGAAATGGCAGATGCCTGTGTGTATTTAATGGAGAATATTGATTTTTCTGATGTAACTCCTCAACCAGAGCATCCGGATAAAAGAGCCGAAATTCGAAACACCCATATCAACATTGGAACAGGAAAAGAGATCAGCATCAAAGAGCTGGCTGAACTGGTGAAAAAAACAGTCGGATTTAAAGGTGACCTGGTTTTTAACACATCCAAACCCGATGGTACCCTGCGAAAACTGACCGATGTTACCAAACTCAATGCCCTGGGTTGGCGCCATAAGATAGAAATTGAAGAAGGTGTACAAAAGGTTTTTGAGTGGTATACGGGAGAGGGTGAAGAGTGA
- a CDS encoding four helix bundle protein produces MEKIKTHRELRVYQVAFSTAMNIYDISLKFPREEIYSLTDQIRRSSRSVSANISEAFRRRKYPKSFSNKLNESEAEAAETQNWLDFALACNYISKEKHTQLDQEYEKIIGMLVNMQRYSDKWSM; encoded by the coding sequence ATGGAGAAAATAAAAACTCATCGGGAACTTAGGGTTTACCAAGTAGCCTTTTCAACAGCTATGAACATTTACGATATCTCACTTAAATTTCCCAGGGAAGAAATCTATTCTTTGACAGATCAGATTAGACGGTCTTCCAGATCCGTAAGTGCAAATATATCTGAGGCATTTCGACGAAGAAAATATCCAAAATCATTTTCAAACAAATTAAATGAAAGTGAAGCTGAAGCTGCTGAGACACAAAATTGGTTGGATTTTGCATTAGCTTGTAACTATATCTCCAAAGAAAAGCATACGCAATTGGACCAGGAATATGAAAAAATTATTGGAATGTTGGTAAATATGCAAAGATATTCAGATAAATGGTCGATGTAA
- a CDS encoding bifunctional fucokinase/fucose-1-phosphate guanylyltransferase produces MKHLISLPPNVVKHFHSISGLSPDNWFVASDPENKRVGSGGGTSYILSEMWENEKTGSFEKWLTVEKRMIVHAGGNSRRLPAYAPVGKSLMPMPVFRWSRGQDLSQRLIHLQVPLFEQILEKAPEHLNTLVASGDTLIFSEKTVPEIPDADVVCFGMWLEPEKATHHGVFFTQSDAPDKLQFMLQKPSISKIRDLIQNYYFLMDIGIWLLSPKAVQLLMQKSGWDGSKYKNTIPDEYDLYSEFGISMGNNPEGDDNKINALKVAVVNLEGGEFYHLGNTSELVSSNLAIQNRVTDQREIWHKRIKPHPSIFTLNADTHVEFSTQNKNIWIENSCIPATWNLTENHALTGVPENDWEIELAPGACLDFVPLSSTELVIRNYGYSDPFRGRVNDPNTPFMEEPLQQWLAKRKLSAAFNTISQETDIHHIPLFPVLKKKDIQKEFIQWLLEKNPKENKTFSERWMLSKRMSAAGLSEACDLQQLEKQRNGNHIQNLEFLAKNHKRSVFYQLDLKRLAQEYAGTGLSLPPVVEDTSSEWTAIHDQMFRAACLRLKDEDAGSYEEKAFLLLRNNVLRPFYQNTVDPRIDLLPDQIAWGRSPVRLDMAGGWTDTPPYCMLHGGKVLNVAVELNGQPPLHCYVRAIEKTEIVLRSIDLGAREVLTTFEEVNSFTKIQSAFSIPKAALALAGFLPEFSTRKFSSLKEQLEHLQSGLEITILSAVPKGSGLGTSSILAATVLGTLSEVCCLKWDKQEIGNRTLALEQLLTTGGGWQDQYGGLYEGIKLLETTPGNQQLPRVKWLPDSLFFDPFYKKRMLLYYTGITRVAKNILAEIVRGMFLNSRQHLSVLEEMKQHTEQTYEAILQKDFDRLGDKIAKSWQLNQKLDEGTNTAEIQRVIEMIEPYILSQKLLGAGGGGFMFILAKDEAAANLIKTILKQNPTNKRARFVDFKVSQTGLQVTKS; encoded by the coding sequence ATGAAGCATCTTATATCCCTTCCTCCCAACGTAGTAAAACATTTTCACTCCATATCCGGATTATCACCTGACAATTGGTTTGTCGCTTCCGATCCCGAAAATAAAAGAGTGGGGTCGGGCGGTGGTACTTCCTATATTCTCTCTGAAATGTGGGAGAACGAAAAAACAGGCAGTTTTGAAAAGTGGCTGACAGTAGAAAAACGAATGATTGTCCATGCCGGGGGAAACAGTCGGCGTTTACCGGCTTATGCACCGGTTGGGAAAAGCCTCATGCCCATGCCCGTATTTCGCTGGTCGCGCGGACAGGATTTATCCCAGCGCCTGATACATCTCCAGGTGCCGCTTTTTGAACAGATACTGGAAAAAGCTCCGGAACATTTAAATACCCTGGTTGCCAGTGGCGATACATTGATTTTTAGTGAAAAAACGGTTCCTGAGATTCCCGATGCCGATGTGGTTTGTTTTGGAATGTGGCTGGAACCTGAAAAAGCAACCCATCATGGTGTCTTTTTTACCCAAAGCGATGCTCCGGACAAACTGCAGTTTATGCTGCAGAAACCTTCCATCTCAAAAATCAGGGACCTGATTCAGAACTATTATTTTCTGATGGATATCGGCATCTGGTTGCTGAGCCCCAAAGCGGTTCAGCTTCTGATGCAAAAAAGCGGCTGGGACGGGAGCAAATATAAAAATACAATTCCCGATGAGTATGACTTGTACAGTGAATTTGGGATTTCCATGGGCAATAACCCTGAAGGCGATGACAATAAAATAAATGCACTAAAGGTTGCTGTTGTTAACCTGGAGGGAGGCGAGTTTTATCATTTGGGAAATACTTCTGAACTGGTTTCGTCCAATCTGGCCATTCAAAACCGGGTCACCGATCAGCGGGAGATATGGCACAAACGAATCAAACCACATCCGTCAATTTTTACATTGAATGCGGATACCCATGTGGAGTTTAGCACCCAAAACAAAAATATCTGGATTGAAAACTCCTGTATCCCCGCTACCTGGAATCTGACCGAAAACCATGCATTGACCGGGGTGCCGGAAAATGACTGGGAGATTGAACTGGCTCCCGGGGCTTGTCTTGATTTTGTCCCTCTGAGTAGTACGGAGCTGGTTATCCGGAATTATGGCTACAGCGATCCCTTCAGAGGCAGGGTAAACGATCCAAATACCCCTTTTATGGAAGAACCGTTGCAGCAGTGGCTGGCAAAACGTAAGCTCTCAGCCGCTTTTAATACCATCTCTCAGGAGACAGACATCCATCATATTCCATTGTTCCCGGTGCTAAAAAAGAAGGACATTCAAAAGGAGTTTATTCAGTGGCTGCTGGAAAAGAATCCAAAGGAGAACAAGACATTTTCAGAACGGTGGATGCTATCCAAACGGATGAGTGCCGCCGGTTTAAGCGAGGCCTGCGATTTACAGCAACTGGAAAAGCAGCGGAATGGAAATCACATTCAGAACCTGGAGTTTCTGGCCAAAAATCACAAACGGTCGGTTTTTTACCAGCTGGATTTAAAACGACTGGCTCAGGAATATGCCGGAACAGGATTGTCACTGCCTCCCGTGGTGGAGGATACTTCGTCGGAATGGACAGCCATTCATGATCAGATGTTCAGGGCTGCTTGTTTACGTTTAAAAGATGAGGATGCAGGTTCTTATGAAGAGAAAGCCTTTTTGCTCTTACGCAACAATGTACTCCGGCCTTTTTATCAGAACACGGTGGATCCGCGTATCGACCTGCTTCCCGATCAGATTGCCTGGGGACGAAGTCCCGTGCGGTTGGATATGGCTGGCGGATGGACCGATACACCGCCCTACTGTATGCTGCATGGAGGCAAAGTGTTAAATGTGGCGGTGGAACTTAACGGGCAACCCCCATTGCATTGTTATGTCAGGGCAATTGAAAAAACTGAAATCGTATTGCGTTCGATCGATTTGGGAGCACGTGAAGTCCTGACTACATTTGAAGAAGTCAATTCATTTACCAAAATACAATCGGCTTTTTCGATACCTAAAGCCGCACTGGCTTTGGCCGGTTTTCTGCCGGAATTCTCAACCCGCAAATTTTCGTCCTTAAAAGAACAGCTGGAACATCTGCAAAGCGGACTGGAAATTACAATTCTTTCAGCGGTACCCAAAGGTTCGGGATTGGGAACAAGCTCGATTCTGGCAGCAACTGTTTTGGGAACACTCTCGGAAGTATGCTGTTTGAAATGGGATAAACAGGAAATCGGAAACCGAACACTGGCGCTGGAACAGCTGTTAACAACAGGAGGGGGCTGGCAGGATCAGTATGGTGGTTTGTATGAGGGAATAAAACTCCTGGAAACCACTCCCGGAAACCAACAACTCCCACGCGTGAAATGGCTACCCGATTCGCTCTTTTTTGATCCTTTTTATAAAAAAAGAATGCTCTTGTATTACACCGGGATTACCAGGGTGGCAAAAAATATACTGGCAGAAATTGTCAGGGGAATGTTTCTGAATTCCAGGCAACATCTTTCTGTTTTGGAGGAAATGAAACAGCATACCGAACAAACCTATGAAGCGATTTTGCAAAAAGATTTTGACCGGCTGGGAGATAAAATTGCCAAAAGCTGGCAACTTAATCAAAAACTGGATGAAGGAACCAATACCGCCGAAATTCAGCGGGTTATTGAGATGATAGAACCTTATATTTTAAGCCAGAAACTGCTGGGTGCAGGAGGTGGCGGGTTTATGTTTATTTTGGCAAAGGATGAAGCAGCTGCAAACCTTATAAAAACTATTCTGAAACAAAATCCAACCAATAAACGCGCCCGTTTTGTTGATTTTAAAGTGTCTCAAACCGGACTGCAGGTGACGAAAAGTTGA
- a CDS encoding capsule assembly Wzi family protein produces the protein MIKKGPCFYLFLSFLIFCLSVKGQNEPQFLVANSSLVSSESRLPFGLWANQDGMIKPGESFLNLTTVSGSVSGAFTNSNFWHYKAGTTLAGALGNDNYFQFNQLYAGVDYKGWALEAGMFYDKMRFGGLSSSNGNLARSRNARPVPKIRISTLAYKPVPGLQNWLFFRFEYDEGFLNDERYVDKAHLHHKSLYLKIVPAEKWTIEMGAEHFVMWGGTSRNAEIGEMPKGLNAYLHYITGRSGGGDFPIYDQQNVAGNQYGTYQLKISKAFDEFSLHFNLSHPFEDLSGVNWRNWPDNLLGLHLDFNDPERLISDVLYEFINTRHQGIVEEYRLDENTGEMKKRPADNYYNNGIYNSGVTYFQMAMSSPLFYPVKITDGISRGFVSNRFYAHHVGGKGRLLTHIYWKAQATYLEHFGTYSNPAHDEEVLFLAKFDYKNPSFPFCLGISLAADLGFNPGDIYGAQLSLSKSW, from the coding sequence ATGATAAAAAAAGGCCCCTGTTTTTATTTGTTTTTGAGTTTTTTGATTTTTTGTTTGTCTGTAAAAGGACAAAATGAGCCGCAGTTTTTAGTTGCAAATTCAAGCCTTGTCTCTTCTGAATCCCGCTTGCCTTTTGGACTGTGGGCCAATCAGGACGGGATGATAAAACCGGGTGAATCGTTTCTGAATCTGACGACCGTAAGTGGCAGCGTAAGTGGTGCTTTTACCAACAGCAATTTCTGGCATTACAAAGCAGGAACAACGCTGGCTGGCGCTTTGGGTAACGACAATTATTTTCAGTTTAATCAGCTGTATGCCGGTGTTGATTATAAGGGATGGGCGCTGGAGGCTGGTATGTTTTACGATAAAATGCGGTTTGGAGGACTTTCTTCATCCAACGGCAATCTGGCCCGCAGCAGAAATGCGCGACCGGTGCCAAAAATCCGGATTTCCACTTTAGCATATAAACCGGTGCCCGGTCTGCAAAACTGGTTGTTTTTTCGTTTTGAATATGATGAAGGATTTTTAAATGATGAACGGTATGTGGATAAGGCACACTTACATCACAAGTCCTTGTATTTAAAAATAGTGCCTGCTGAAAAGTGGACCATTGAAATGGGGGCCGAGCATTTTGTCATGTGGGGAGGAACTTCGCGCAATGCTGAAATCGGTGAAATGCCCAAAGGTTTGAATGCCTATCTGCATTATATTACCGGACGTTCAGGTGGAGGAGATTTTCCAATATATGATCAGCAAAATGTAGCGGGAAACCAGTATGGTACTTACCAGTTAAAAATTTCAAAAGCTTTTGATGAGTTTTCGCTGCATTTTAATCTGAGTCATCCCTTTGAAGACCTCTCCGGAGTAAACTGGAGAAACTGGCCGGATAATTTACTGGGCTTGCACCTTGATTTTAATGACCCGGAACGCTTAATCTCCGACGTTTTATATGAATTTATAAATACCAGACATCAGGGAATTGTGGAAGAATATCGTTTGGATGAAAATACCGGAGAGATGAAAAAGCGCCCAGCAGATAATTATTATAACAATGGTATTTATAATTCGGGTGTTACCTATTTTCAAATGGCGATGTCCTCACCTTTGTTTTATCCCGTAAAAATTACAGATGGTATCAGCCGGGGTTTTGTTTCAAACCGTTTTTATGCGCATCATGTGGGAGGAAAAGGGCGACTTCTCACTCACATATACTGGAAAGCACAGGCCACCTACCTGGAACATTTTGGTACCTATTCCAATCCGGCGCATGATGAAGAAGTGCTGTTTTTGGCAAAATTTGACTATAAAAATCCCTCTTTTCCATTCTGTCTGGGAATAAGCCTGGCAGCAGATTTGGGATTTAACCCGGGGGATATTTACGGAGCACAGCTTTCCCTTTCAAAAAGCTGGTAA
- a CDS encoding UpxY family transcription antiterminator, protein MKTINTKREKYWHVIYTRSRAEKKVWDELTIKGIESFLPLQKKLRQWKDRKKWVEMPLMSGYCFVRISLKDYDEVLKTSNVVCYITFEGKAAIIPDQQIDALKQMLKQQDFDVSVSHETFEPGKQVEIIEGPMLGMRGELMEIRGKNKFILRFQQINSVFTAEVPASHLSFLPNERIENKTIH, encoded by the coding sequence ATGAAAACAATTAATACCAAGAGAGAAAAATACTGGCACGTGATATACACCCGGTCGAGGGCGGAAAAAAAAGTATGGGATGAACTGACAATCAAGGGAATTGAGAGTTTTTTACCTCTTCAAAAAAAACTTCGTCAGTGGAAAGACAGAAAAAAATGGGTGGAAATGCCTCTGATGTCGGGATACTGCTTTGTACGAATCTCCTTAAAAGATTACGATGAAGTGTTAAAAACCAGCAATGTGGTTTGTTATATCACTTTTGAAGGAAAGGCAGCCATTATACCCGATCAACAGATCGATGCATTAAAGCAGATGTTAAAACAACAGGATTTTGATGTTTCGGTAAGTCATGAAACTTTTGAACCCGGGAAACAGGTGGAAATCATTGAGGGCCCCATGTTAGGTATGCGCGGGGAACTGATGGAAATAAGGGGAAAAAACAAATTTATTCTTCGTTTTCAACAAATCAACAGTGTTTTTACTGCCGAAGTACCGGCATCGCATTTAAGTTTTCTTCCCAATGAAAGGATTGAAAACAAAACTATACATTGA
- a CDS encoding cation transporter: MYKTVFHINKMDCPSEENLIRMKLEGIKEIKRLDFDLEQRNLDIFHSAKNSEIESVLASLNLGSQRIETTKTREHFSDDKRQSQSRLLWSVLLINFSFFLIEIGFGLVSKSMGLVADSLDMLADAIVYGLSLWAVGGAVSRKKKVAKWSGYFQLLLALTGIVELIRRFIGFEALPDFRVMIVVSVFALLANYACLYLLHKSKSKEAHMKASMIFTSNDIIINTGVIAAGLLVMLTQSKYPDLIIGAIVFIIVVRGALRILKLGK; encoded by the coding sequence ATGTACAAAACAGTTTTCCATATCAACAAAATGGATTGCCCTTCAGAAGAAAATTTAATTCGGATGAAACTGGAGGGAATAAAAGAAATAAAGCGACTGGATTTTGATTTGGAACAACGAAATCTTGATATTTTCCATTCAGCTAAAAATTCAGAAATAGAGTCGGTTTTGGCGAGTCTCAATTTAGGTTCGCAAAGGATTGAAACCACAAAAACCAGGGAGCATTTTTCTGATGATAAAAGACAGTCACAATCCCGTCTTCTCTGGAGCGTTTTACTCATCAATTTTTCCTTCTTTTTAATTGAAATAGGATTTGGACTCGTTTCAAAATCGATGGGGCTCGTTGCCGATTCGCTTGATATGCTGGCCGACGCAATCGTTTATGGCCTGAGTTTGTGGGCAGTAGGCGGTGCCGTTTCACGCAAAAAGAAGGTAGCAAAATGGAGCGGTTATTTTCAACTGTTGCTCGCGTTAACAGGTATTGTAGAGCTTATTCGAAGATTTATCGGATTCGAGGCTTTGCCTGATTTCAGAGTAATGATTGTGGTTTCAGTATTTGCTTTGCTGGCAAATTATGCATGTCTTTATCTTCTTCATAAATCAAAAAGTAAAGAGGCACACATGAAAGCAAGTATGATATTTACCTCAAACGATATCATCATAAATACCGGAGTAATTGCAGCCGGGCTTTTGGTTATGCTTACTCAATCCAAATACCCCGATTTAATTATTGGAGCCATTGTATTTATAATTGTTGTACGTGGTGCTTTGCGAATTTTGAAATTGGGAAAGTAA
- a CDS encoding hemerythrin domain-containing protein, protein MVTLIRTNYHLLPVINRFGIRLGFKDKTIEEICDQHKISSDFFLAIVNTFHNEDYFPEEELLSFSPHLIVRYLKRTHQYYINYILPKMESLLEQLNNDCSPNCKELKIIDAFYKRYKDELLNHINDEETRVFPYVVELINNPRSMDPNFTITEFEKEHSNVEIQLEDLKNLIIKYIEPVYDENICNEFLITLFRFEADIKDHARIEDAILVPLAIAIEDKYRG, encoded by the coding sequence ATGGTTACCTTGATTCGGACAAATTATCATTTGTTACCTGTTATAAACCGTTTTGGTATTCGCCTGGGATTTAAGGATAAAACGATTGAAGAGATTTGTGACCAGCATAAAATCAGCAGCGATTTTTTTTTGGCTATTGTAAATACATTTCACAATGAGGATTATTTTCCGGAAGAAGAACTATTGTCATTTTCACCCCATTTAATTGTCCGGTATCTAAAAAGAACACACCAGTATTACATCAATTATATATTGCCTAAAATGGAGAGTTTGCTGGAGCAACTGAATAACGATTGTTCTCCAAACTGCAAAGAGCTAAAGATAATTGATGCTTTTTACAAAAGATATAAAGATGAACTACTGAATCATATTAATGATGAAGAAACACGTGTATTCCCTTACGTTGTTGAACTGATAAATAATCCGCGTTCAATGGATCCCAATTTTACCATTACAGAGTTTGAGAAGGAACATTCGAACGTTGAGATTCAACTTGAAGACCTGAAAAATCTGATCATAAAATATATTGAGCCCGTTTATGACGAGAATATTTGTAATGAATTTTTAATCACGCTGTTCCGGTTTGAAGCAGACATAAAAGATCATGCCCGCATTGAAGACGCAATTTTGGTTCCCCTGGCTATTGCTATTGAAGATAAATACAGGGGATGA
- a CDS encoding response regulator transcription factor, which produces MKHKIYIVHRAEIIRKGIFSILKKRFNFEIIQLEKVDDLSGLEVLSDFKILFFLETDALKDVSAFYKIRNTNIVRIVGLSSDNSLQPIGIYDDVCPVYTSGSRMIRKVADFFENENEAVLEHEGEELSTREKEVLKLVALGNSNKIIADKLFISVHTVISHRKNITEKLGIKSISGLTVYAIINQVIDTENINPEDLI; this is translated from the coding sequence ATGAAACATAAAATATACATAGTACACCGGGCTGAAATTATTCGAAAGGGGATTTTTTCAATTTTAAAGAAGAGGTTTAATTTTGAAATTATTCAGTTGGAAAAGGTCGACGATTTGTCCGGACTGGAAGTTCTTTCTGATTTTAAAATTTTATTCTTTCTGGAAACAGATGCTTTGAAGGATGTAAGTGCATTTTATAAAATAAGAAATACAAATATCGTTAGAATAGTTGGTTTATCTTCAGATAATAGTCTTCAACCAATCGGCATTTACGATGATGTGTGTCCGGTTTATACCAGTGGCTCCCGGATGATAAGAAAAGTGGCTGATTTTTTTGAAAACGAAAATGAAGCCGTTTTAGAACATGAAGGGGAGGAGTTAAGCACAAGAGAAAAGGAAGTTTTAAAACTTGTAGCATTGGGCAATTCAAATAAAATTATAGCAGACAAACTTTTTATCAGTGTTCACACCGTTATTTCCCACCGTAAAAATATAACTGAAAAACTGGGTATAAAATCCATTTCAGGATTGACCGTCTATGCAATTATTAATCAAGTTATTGATACAGAAAATATTAATCCCGAGGATCTCATCTGA
- a CDS encoding FMN-binding protein has product MLFSGLSYAQEEIDYAPKMLMRALKAENINYSELQVADSSDFGVQNGKFFSLNNTNSEINFVYIGRVNSCRAGGCSIDAEQESGGFEFFDYFILFNRNLSIQQIKVFNYQATKGHEITARSWLKQFIGYKGESELLLGKHIDGISGATVSAHSLTADVEYKTGLLRKIHRKLE; this is encoded by the coding sequence GTGCTTTTTTCCGGTTTATCTTATGCTCAGGAAGAAATTGACTATGCGCCAAAAATGCTCATGCGGGCTTTAAAAGCAGAAAATATAAATTATAGTGAACTCCAGGTTGCCGATAGTTCAGATTTTGGAGTACAAAACGGGAAATTTTTTAGCTTGAACAATACAAACAGTGAAATCAATTTTGTCTATATAGGCAGAGTCAACAGTTGCCGGGCAGGAGGTTGTTCAATTGATGCAGAGCAAGAGTCTGGTGGATTTGAATTCTTTGACTATTTTATTTTATTCAACAGAAATTTGTCTATTCAGCAAATAAAAGTATTTAATTACCAGGCAACCAAAGGACACGAAATTACAGCCAGAAGTTGGCTTAAACAGTTTATAGGATACAAGGGAGAATCAGAGCTTTTGCTTGGCAAGCATATTGATGGAATTTCCGGGGCAACGGTATCAGCCCACTCATTAACAGCTGATGTTGAATATAAAACAGGTTTATTGAGAAAGATACATCGGAAATTAGAATAG